DNA from Synechococcus sp. CBW1108:
CTAGCTAGGGCTTGCTGAATTTCATTCGCGGGTTTTTCGTCCGCGTCAAGGGCCGCGATCTCAGCCTGCAGCGCCAAGCGCTGGTGACCTCAATTTTACTCCTAGAAGCTGACTAAGCAGCCCACAGAAGCGCTGGACGGCGCCAGGAGGCGAGCAAATAGAGCATCAGGATGTACACAGAGACAAGAATAGAGAATAAGAGGCGCAGTAGCCTGAGAACCTTCTCGGCATTCATCACAAAGAACGCCATCGTGATCACCGTTCTTGATGTTTCAATCAGCTTGGTCATGATCCGATCCAGTCCATATTTCCGTTTGCTCGTTCCGATTCTTCCTTCGATCACGGAACGCTTTCTCAAGTCTGATTTAAAAAGCTCTTGTTGCTCTGCTGTCTGCACCTCGGCCTCTACCTGCTTCTTGCGTGGACGGCCACTGAGCCTGATGTTATTTTCTGCGCAGAACTTCTTGTTGCCTAATGTCATATAGATTGAATCGGCACAGATTCGTGCTGGATAGTACCCTCGCTCTTCCTTGTATTGCTTGGCACGTGTGATCAGGTCGTTGGCTTCATTGTAGTTGTCCCAGCTGATTCGATCCACATCTACAAAACCATTATCATCTGATATTGAGATCTTCGCACCGAACTCTGTTCGCCTTCCTGCCTTGCCCCTCACGATCGGCCGCACGTGTGGTTTTGACAAATTGACAATCCGATCGTCGATGCGCCGGCTATCAGCGTCATACATCTCCTGCTGCTGCCGGTACAGTTCACTGGTGATCAGCAGCTTGCGGTAGAGCTGGGTTCCAAGCTCCAAAAGCATGGCACCGCAATGGATCATCTGATCAATTGCTCTGAGGTTTCTCCGGATCTCGTTGAGCTGAAAGCGCTTGACCTCCCGGATCTCTGCGCATTTGGGCCTTTTCTTCTTGATGATGGCCAGAAACCGATTCCGAGCTTTATCCCGGTTGCAGCGGGGTTTACGATTGATCTTTCCCTGCAACTGCTTGAACAGTTCGTCGATGATCTTCTCAGTCGCCTCTCTCGCTTCGTTCAGCAACCTCAGATCTACTGGGTAGGGAATGTCATCAGGCACGCAGGTTGCATCGAGAATCAGAGTACCCCAGTTACATTCAGGATCCAACGTTGCAGGCTTCACCCCTAGCGCTTCGTCGATGGCAGCAAGCTGTTGCTCCTCTTCTTGTTCGCTATCATCCTCCTCCGCCGAAACCAGCATCTCTTTAATCATCGCAATGCCATTGGCCTTGGTCATGTCATTGCAGATCTTGAACAGATCAGGGCCAATGCGCTTACGAAAATGCACCATCATCGATGGATCAAACGGTGGCATTGCCTGGTACGCACTCAAGCCAATGAAAAATTGTAGATACGGTGATTCCGTGATCAGCTGAACCGTTTCGCGGTCTGTCACTCCCAGGCGTTGCTGGATGTACAGCGCACCGAACGCCATCTGAAACGGCTTGGCCGGTGCTCCTGTCTTGGCACTGAATTGGGGTGCATACTGGCCTTCCAGCGGCATCCATGGAATCAGGTTACGAAGCAGAACCCAGCGATTATTGGCATCCAGCTTGCCGCCGAAGGGCGTGTAAAACTCCTCGATCGATAGCTGACCTGCGTGCTGAAAAACGTACATTGGCGTGTCAGCAGATTATTCTAAGCCAGGAATGGCTACATTTGGCTCATTTTAACGTGAGACCACCCCTGGAATCAACTGCAGCGCAATGGATATTGGTTCCTCAGCAAGCCCTAGCTAGTTACGAAGCCCTTCAATGAAGGCGTCGATCACCCTGAGGTTGGCGCCCAGGCCCAGGCCGGCCTCCCCTGCCAGGGCCAGGGCCTGTTCTTCCAGGTCGGGTTTCTGCTCAAAGCTGGCCACCGCGCGATAGCCATCTGGATCCGAGCGGTAGAGCTGCCATTGGTCGGGGAAGGCACGGCGCAGGGCGCCATCGGCTGTAGGGATAAGGGCGTAGGCCGTTTGCAGCTCGTTCAACAAGCCCTTACGGCGCTCCCTGGCAACGCTGCCGATGCCGACAGCCCCATCTTCGAGGCTGGCATTCAGCAATACGACGCTTCCCCGGTGGAGGGCGCAGACCTGCTCCACCTGGTCGTAGTCGGAGGGGGCTGGCCCTACCAGCACCAGCACGCCCTCACTGCCGCCATCGGCCTGTTGCAGGCGCATCTGGTCTCTGAGGCTGGCAATGCTGGCGGCAAGGTCCGGAGCGTCGCGCCTGGCCAGGGCCGTGGCACCGGCATCGGCGCAGAGCAGCCTTGCGCCAGGCAGCACGGTTGTGAGTGCCCTATGCAGCCTCAGGGCCAGCGGGAGCAGCCGCAACCCCTCAAACCGTAGTTCCACGGTCCATAGCCCCCTTTGGCCTGACTCCAGGGCAGCCTGGATGGCCCCGAGGGCTTCAGCTTCGGCACTGCGCAGATCGGCGGGAAGCATCCATTCCAGGGCGTTCAGATGACCCTAGGGGGGCTGGGCTGACGGGCCCGTTCCAAGGCCGCCCCCACCCCGGCCAAATCCGCAGCCCGGTGCCAGGGCCCCAGGCTGAATCGCAGGCCGCTGGCCGCAACCTCACTGGTGTGCCCCATGGCCAGCAGGATTGGGCTCGGTGTCAGACCATCAGGGCCGGCAGTCTGACTACTGCTGCAGGCGGAGCCGCTGCCTACGGCATAGCCCTGCTGCCAGAGGTTGCGCACCAGCCGACGGCCCGAGAGGGGCTCGCCACCCGGGCCTGCCAGCAGGAGGCTGAGGTGGTGGGGCAGGCGCTCAGGGGCCTCCAGATCGCGGGGATCGGGCCCCGAGAGCCTGACGCCTTCCTGCTGCAGCAGCTGCTCCAGCAGGGCATTGCGCAGGGGCTCCACCGGATCGCTGCCCCCATGGGCAACCAATCGGTCCGCACAGAGTTCCAGGGCCCTGGTCAGGCCCGCCACCAGGGCCACGGGCTCCGTTCCGCCCCGCCGTCCCGCCTCCTGCCCGCCTCCGCCGATAAGGGGGCTGAGCTGGAGGTCAGGGCGCAGCAGCAGGGCACCAATCCCCCTGGGCCCCTGCAGCTTGTGGCCAGCCAGGCTGAGCAGATCGACGGGCAAGGCGTTGAAGTTGAGCTGTTGGTGGCCAATCACCTGCACCGCATCGACGTGCAGCAGCACACCAGCCGCCCTGCATTTGCTACCAATGGCCTGCAGGGGCTGGATTGTGCCCACTTCGCTCTGGCCCCAGATCAGCGACACCAACCGGGTGGGCGGCACCAGCAATTGCTCGAGCAGCTGCTGATCTACCAGCCCGAGCCCATCCACCGGCAACCGTTCAACCTGCCAGCCGCGGCTTTGCAGCTGCTTTGCTGCAGCCAGGGTGGCCGGGTG
Protein-coding regions in this window:
- a CDS encoding cysteine desulfurase family protein; translated protein: MASCWANYLDACATTPPAPEVLEAMAAVHAGAWANPSSLHGFGLAAAEQLERSRQRIGELLGCASHQVLFTSGGSESIHTALLGVATALPAGRLLISAVEHPATLAAAKQLQSRGWQVERLPVDGLGLVDQQLLEQLLVPPTRLVSLIWGQSEVGTIQPLQAIGSKCRAAGVLLHVDAVQVIGHQQLNFNALPVDLLSLAGHKLQGPRGIGALLLRPDLQLSPLIGGGGQEAGRRGGTEPVALVAGLTRALELCADRLVAHGGSDPVEPLRNALLEQLLQQEGVRLSGPDPRDLEAPERLPHHLSLLLAGPGGEPLSGRRLVRNLWQQGYAVGSGSACSSSQTAGPDGLTPSPILLAMGHTSEVAASGLRFSLGPWHRAADLAGVGAALERARQPSPPRVI
- a CDS encoding DUF1995 family protein, whose translation is MLPADLRSAEAEALGAIQAALESGQRGLWTVELRFEGLRLLPLALRLHRALTTVLPGARLLCADAGATALARRDAPDLAASIASLRDQMRLQQADGGSEGVLVLVGPAPSDYDQVEQVCALHRGSVVLLNASLEDGAVGIGSVARERRKGLLNELQTAYALIPTADGALRRAFPDQWQLYRSDPDGYRAVASFEQKPDLEEQALALAGEAGLGLGANLRVIDAFIEGLRN
- a CDS encoding IS5 family transposase; the encoded protein is MYVFQHAGQLSIEEFYTPFGGKLDANNRWVLLRNLIPWMPLEGQYAPQFSAKTGAPAKPFQMAFGALYIQQRLGVTDRETVQLITESPYLQFFIGLSAYQAMPPFDPSMMVHFRKRIGPDLFKICNDMTKANGIAMIKEMLVSAEEDDSEQEEEQQLAAIDEALGVKPATLDPECNWGTLILDATCVPDDIPYPVDLRLLNEAREATEKIIDELFKQLQGKINRKPRCNRDKARNRFLAIIKKKRPKCAEIREVKRFQLNEIRRNLRAIDQMIHCGAMLLELGTQLYRKLLITSELYRQQQEMYDADSRRIDDRIVNLSKPHVRPIVRGKAGRRTEFGAKISISDDNGFVDVDRISWDNYNEANDLITRAKQYKEERGYYPARICADSIYMTLGNKKFCAENNIRLSGRPRKKQVEAEVQTAEQQELFKSDLRKRSVIEGRIGTSKRKYGLDRIMTKLIETSRTVITMAFFVMNAEKVLRLLRLLFSILVSVYILMLYLLASWRRPALLWAA